The Lycium barbarum isolate Lr01 chromosome 12, ASM1917538v2, whole genome shotgun sequence genome includes a region encoding these proteins:
- the LOC132622762 gene encoding pentatricopeptide repeat-containing protein At1g50270, with product MLPLNEKLKSLFFLKGWNLNHLKQITCVVITCGLSHQHHSSFFSKLLRLSLLLPSFPSSYAYSLFGHIRNPTIHTWNVIFKGFSNTSHPQKSITFYMQMRQDGVFPNKHTFPLLLRAFSRAKNENPHLLLAQILKFGFISDQFVQNSLVSCFASSGHVAIARQVFDEITQKDVLSYTALIDGYARNALPVKALELFMEMREAEVKVDEVAVVAALSPAGTLRCVWFGRCLHAFYVEAGRVSRDVYIGSALVDMYAKCGFWDDALKVFEDMPYKNLISWSAMIAACVNCNRFKEALCVFEEMLSGKVVPNQVTLTSVLSASTRLGALEQGRWIANYIKEHNIKFNTALGTALIDMYAKCGCIEEALLVFEKLPNKDVYVWTAMINGLATHGDAEKSLAFFLEMLRDGLRPNEVTFIGILSACSHGGLVDEGRRLFSLMDQVYGVKPNLDHYGCMVDLLGRAGYLEEACKLIQDMPMKPTPSIWGALFGSCMIHKAYELGEWIGRHLIDIQPYHCGRYSLLANLYSTCKNWEGVAQVRKMMKEMGVEKTRGCSWIELNGEVHEFIAFDGSHAKSEYVYTILDNLVSQLRHITISPCADSLVLESSCK from the coding sequence ATGCTACCTTTGAATGAAAAATTGAAGTCCTTGTTCTTCTTGAAAGGATGGAATTTGAACCATCTCAAACAGATCACCTGCGTTGTGATCACTTGTGGCCTCTCACATCAACATCACAGTTCCTTTTTCAGCAAACTACTCCGCCTTTCCTTACTTCTTCCTTCATTCCCATCTTCTTATGCTTATTCTCTCTTCGGTCACATCAGAAACCCCACTATACATACATGGAACGTCATCTTCAAAGGCTTTTCTAATACTTCACATCCTCAAAAGTCTATTACTTTCTATATGCAAATGCGCCAAGATGGGGTTTTTCCTAATAAACATACCTTTCCTTTGCTTCTAAGAGCCTTTTCTAGAGCCAAGAATGAAAACCCACATCTACTTTTAGCTCAAATATTGAAGTTTGGTTTCATTTCTGACCAGTTTGTGCAGAATTCTTTGGTTTCTTGTTTTGCCAGCAGTGGGCACGTGGCCATTGCACGCCAAGTGTTCGATGAAATTACGCAAAAGGATGTGCTTTCTTATACTGCATTGATTGATGGGTATGCCAGGAATGCTCTGCCAGTTAAAGCATTGGAACTTTTTATGGAGATGAGAGAAGCAGAAGTTAAGGTGGATGAAGTGGCTGTTGTAGCAGCTCTTTCTCCTGCTGGAACATTGAGATGTGTTTGGTTTGGGAGATGTCTTCATGCTTTCTATGTGGAGGCTGGGAGGGTTTCTAGGGATGTTTACATTGGTAGTGCTCTTGTTGATATGTATGCTAAATGCGGGTTTTGGGATGATGCCTTGAAAGTTTTTGAAGACATGCCTTACAAGAATCTTATTTCTTGGAGTGCTATGATTGCTGCTTGTGTAAATTGCAATAGATTTAAGGAAGCACTCTGTGTTTTCGAAGAGATGCTGTCCGGAAAGGTTGTGCCCAATCAAGTAACATTGACAAGCGTGCTCAGTGCATCTACTAGGCTTGGAGCACTGGAGCAAGGAAGATGGATTGCTAATTATATAAAAGAACACAACATAAAGTTTAATACAGCACTTGGCACTGCTTTGATAGATATGTATGCAAAGTGTGGGTGCATTGAAGAGGCATTGTTGGTTTTTGAGAAGTTGCCAAATAAAGATGTTTATGTATGGACTGCTATGATCAATGGCTTGGCAACACATGGTGATGCTGAAAAATCCTTGGCCTTCTTCTTAGAAATGTTGAGAGATGGTTTAAGGCCCAATGAAGTAACCTTCATTGGCATTCTCAGTGCTTGTTCTCATGGAGGACTCGTGGATGAAGGACGACGGTTGTTCTCATTAATGGACCAAGTTTATGGTGTAAAACCTAATTTAGATCATTATGGCTGTATGGTCGATCTTCTGGGCCGGGCAGGGTATCTGGAAGAAGCTTGTAAATTGATTCAAGACATGCCTATGAAACCTACTCCTAGCATATGGGGCGCTCTCTTCGGTTCATGCATGATTCACAAGGCTTATGAATTAGGTGAATGGATAGGAAGACATCTAATCGACATACAGCCTTATCACTGTGGCAGATATTCACTCTTGGCAAATTTGTATTCTACTTGTAAAAATTGGGAAGGGGTCGCTCAAGTTAGGAAAATGATGAAAGAGATGGGTGTGGAGAAGACCCGGGGGTGTAGTTGGATCGAATTGAACGGGGAAGTGCATGAGTTTATTGCCTTTGATGGTTCACATGCTAAGTCTGAATATGTTTACACCATTTTGGATAACCTAGTCAGTCAACTACGGCACATTACCATTTCTCCATGTGCTGATTCTTTAGTTCTTGAGAGTAGCTGTAAGTAA